The Xenopus laevis strain J_2021 chromosome 4L, Xenopus_laevis_v10.1, whole genome shotgun sequence genomic sequence TAATTACAATACACACTGTGTTCCCCATGGTTCTAACTGCTTCTATTTGTTTCTTTTCTCACCTGATACTGTCTTGACTAATGGCCTGTTCCTGCGACTTGGCCACCAGCCCTGACCTTTGACTGTCCTTGACATTTCATTTGTTACCCTTTTgtaggtatttagctttttatcttcCTCAGTCAGTccctgtctatctgtctgtcaccTTGTGCCCCTGTCTGTGGGTTCTTTTTGCCCATGTGTCTCCCTGTGCTTCAGCTCCTGCTCCAGTCTGTATTTAGTCCATGCTCTTGGAGTACATATAATACAATTTATGTTACTGGAATCTCTTTATAAAACACAAATGGTGCATGCTTAATATAGTATTAAAAGGCAAGAGAGCCTTATTAGACCTAGCAGCACCCTTATGTTAGATGGCATCTCTGTTGAGGCATTTACTACTACATTTTCAATGATGTGAAAACAGTAGTACTCTAGTTGCtcttgaactacaaatcccaggacTACTGAATGCTAAAAAGGTGATCTAGAATCTCTAGACCTACATGAGATTTCTACTTACCATCAATACTTTTAAAGTCCAGAAGGTAACTGCGATTATCGACCTGGTAGAGCTGCAGACTCATTTTCACATAAGTACCAGTCACTGGATTCTTTCTTCTCACACGGAGATGATATGGATTAACTACCTATGGTACCAAAGATTCTGTTAGACTACAACTCTCACAGCTAACAACATTCATTTGCCAAATGATGATACTTCTAATGAATTACCCACAGAAGAGTAGGGAAGAATATTGAAATCTGTAGATAAGttctaaaaacaaaagaaaaaagcaataatTTATGCCAATGTGCCTTGAACTGGTAGAAATTCTGGTGTCTTGGTTGTGTCAATAGCAGCAAATGACTTGCAGCAAATGAATTTAATGCATATGCTGTTGTTTATTCTCCCCTGATGGCCCTTAGGGTGGTCAGAGATTAAAATTTGCCACTTGAGAGGGTAGAAGGTGGAAAAGATAAATAAGACATATGTGCAGaatgtttgttgttttttgtacATATATGGTAAAGACAGAGGTCTTTCCATTTACACACATCATTGGCCAAAGACTTTAAGGATCTCTATATCTTACGTAGTGCATACATTTAAACcttaatggtcgaatagtcaagcgatttttagttcgaatcattcgattcgaagttgtaggtcgaagtagccaattcgatggtcgaagtagccaaaaaaaccactttgaaattcaaagtttttttccttctaatccttcactcaagtaaatgtgcccctaaataaacccaaaaggattggtttgcctccaagaaggatttgttatatctttgttgggaacTAGTACAAtatacaacattattttatatatatactatattttaatattacagaaaaaatactttttaaaaatgtaaattacttgcttaaaatctatgggtgatggccttccgttaagttggagctttctggataatgggtttccatgtaACGGATCCCATCACTaggaaaaaacaactaaaaaaagttaaattacttTACATAACTCTGGAGCAGgaatttttaggcaaaaaaaagtaaactgCTTTCGTAAATTGCAGGACAAATTCATATTCATTGCTGAATaacttattacagttttgccataGGTTATATTAGTTTTTGCCAAAAGCAAAGGATATTGAAAATACTTTAGTAATAACAGAACAAAGCTCCAAACTCaactttactgtaaaaaaaaacacatttgcacttaaataattccaaaattcccaaataattccaaatataaGTAAATCATTCCTACCGTGTTTGTCTAATGGATATATATTAAAGAGGAACTGTCACTACACAGAAAAAATCCACCAAACTGTAggggaggtttaataaatcaattTCACAACCAACACCGTGAATGATGTGTCTGCAGAGAAACATATTTGGTTGAGACTAACAAACTATTTATTGCTCAGAGAcggtaataaaaataataaaacctgttcggcaaacagatttattgaaaGGCCCTACAGTCTGGGTGCACATTTATAGCTGGGACACTTCACTGTTAAGAGAATATGTGTAATGTCTTTCTTGCTGCAGGACTGTTCTTAGTAACTGCTGgatgggttggggggggggggtgtaacgTAAGCACCGGAGACGTGCTCCCAACTGTGATGAAAGACAGAAGACATGGGGAGggctgaaaaaagcaaaaactgtttatagtctgtacagggaCAGAAGTTAAGATAAATGCATAATATAAGCCACAGTACTagacacaacaacaacaaaaagtatTGTAAATCACTTTTAAATATCAGAAACCAGAAGAAGGTCTTTTGCTGGTAGACTTTTACCTCTGTACTTAGATTACAGTTATAGTATAGTCTTATACCAAATAATTTGCTAAAAATAAACCTACGACTGATAATTTTCAAGAAGAGCGAATTGCAAGGATTTTATAAATGGCTGCTGATGGTGAGGCCAGATTTTAAGTATTTAAACAATGTGAAAACAAGCTAAAGTCATGTCAAGGGTTGCATAAGCCAGGGGGAATTACAAGATGGATCTTTAAGTCAGTAGCCAGGGCCCTGGGGAGAAGAGATGTTAGAGACCTGCTAGTCAGTGGCCAGGGGCTGCAGAGACTGATAATCtaaatgcataccttttaatagCAGCTGGAACCCTTCCACCCAGATACTGCTGCCAACTGAtacatagggagttatttactaaaactcaaatttatctcatctttttgtTTAACTAAGCTTGGGCAAACTTCCATACACGATtctatcttatttattaataaaataactaaaaaagtcAGGTcggggaaaagactcgataaaattgagcacacgattttttcaggttatctcccgaaaaccccaaatttttcggattatcggacgaaacccagtgcagatcacgatattcttaaactgtaaaagggacatctgactCCTACCTCAGGTTTGAGATGTCGGATtgtcagattctgatttttagcagcttttggatataataaatctcgaaaaatgttaggtttttttcctCCAAGTTTTTGCcctagaaaaaaattgaggtttattaaataacccccgtagtgttGGTACAGGGTATGGAATGGCTGGCCTGCTTCCATAATGCTCTTAAATATCTACTAGTGATTAACAGGTTCCCATAAGCGAAGGGTTCTAATAGCAAGTTAACATAAAATAAGAGTGCTCATTTCCAAAGCACAACTGCAGTTGCACTTGATCATAGGTGCCCGCAGTCGTCGTGAGAAATAATTAGAAGGCACTTTGTTGCACAGCTTTTCCTTGCACCTCCACATAGATGCACGCAGCACCAGGGGATCTGTTCTGCCTCCTCTTCTAACACATACAATGCTACTACTGACATTGGGGAAACCTGGAGTCACAGTGgtctgtgtcaataggtgcagggTATTTGCACCTAAATAATTGGGCACAGATGTAATTTTGCAAAATGAGTTTTGTGAaggaactgctcctttaaatacCTAGCAATCCATATTAGTAAAACTCGCACACCAGCATCATAACCGCACACTACTGGAAAAATTCTAATAACCTTTCTGTTTCAAAGATATATTCTATCATAAAATACTCTTTTTAGGACAGAAATACAAATTGGAGCAGTCTCCAGAAATTCAACTGCCAGGCAGAGAAAAGTTAGCAATCAAAAaaacaggtacgggacctgttatcctgaatgctcaggacctggagttttctagataagggatctttccataatttggatatctataccttaagtctgctaagaatcattaaaacattaattaaaccaaataagactgctttgcctccaaaaaggattcattacattttagttggaaacaagtacaaagtactgttttattattacagagaaaaaggaaatactttttaaaaaaaagtgaattatttaattaaatgggaGTTTATAGGAGTACTGGGCACACCTCTCATCACAGAATAAGGGTTTTTATAGTGGAATCAATTTGATTCTGTGATCACTACCAGGATATTACTTCATGAACATATTCATTCAGTTCAGATTAAATGTATTAGTGATCccgtgtttatataaaataaaatagcattcCCAGTATGTGCATCTTTTACAATAAACTTTGCTTAAAGCTCACTGACATTTCTTGTAGAATGTTCATGATATAATTACCAGGAGTATTATAATCTATTTCAGATATGGCATTCACTGTTTTCTTTGAATTATTGAAACAgaaacccattaaaaaaaaataacctcacTAAACAACACATTGCATTCGTGCTTAACATAATACATTCTATGCTATAAGTGTCTGAGGGATTCTGCATCTGCATAGAAGAGGATTCGTGCTATGTGGATTGCACAGAATTAGGGTGTATTGCCTTTTGAAGAGGCAATAATAATAGTTCCCTTCTTTGTAAATATTACTACTTGAAGTGACATTTCTCACACATGCACAATGCCCACAACCTGTAGAGATATTAACACACAGAAAGAAGAACATAATTGGAGCTACAGTTCTATAGGATGTCAGTAGTTCTAATTTCAGATGGATTACAGTTCTAGATGTGCAATTTCCTATTTAGGAGGACCACTCACCTTCCATTCAAAATCAAGTTGCTTCATAGCTCTGTAAACTTCAGCCATAATATCATACGGTTTACTTTGACTGCGGATCCCCAAGTGCCACTTGGCTTTTTTCACAGCTAGGGGTTTAGGCTTTGTGGTGTTCAAAGCATCTAGAGGACATCTTGGTTTGGGATTATCTGCTATTAGGGGTGGCATTCTTTCTGGGTGTGGCTTCACCCCAGACGGGATGTGCAAAGAGCTTTCATCTATGAATGAGCCAGTTGGCGGACTAGAGGCGAGGTAGAATTCACTGGCCTGGTTCATTATTCTTCGATTGTCTATTATAAGGTGGTAGGCAACAGCAAGCTGGTCTTGCGGGTCACCGCTGTATAAACTGTTCATGACTTCGGATTCCGTACATTCAAATTTCTCACACACTTCCTTCACAGCCTCATCATCAATTACATTGGCATCGTATGATGGGTCTTCTGGAAACAAGTAACTGGGTAAATCCTGTTTAAACCATTCATGTTCTCTGAGGAAAGAAATGCCCTTTTTTAGGAATAGTACTGAAGCATGAAACCAAAACATTACTGCAATAAAACCACCTTCACCTACTAATCCATCATCTCCTCTGTACAACACAAAGTCATCAACATATATATGTAATAACATTGTATTTCCAAATATATCCATAGCTACTTTATGAAGACAATTAGAGAACATAGACTGTAGACAGGGTCTCATATGGTATAGAAGTAAATAATTATAACTCCTGAACTGCACAGATCTAGTTACTGAAAACTACAgcctttttccttaaaaaaaacccacttaaGATTTGGGTAAAACAAATAAATGGAGGGAAGTGCATAAAATAGTTTTTGACAACAAATCAAGCacagaatcctttgcaaaagggAAAAGGTCACTCAACAGATCGCAGCTGAAAGTCTAAAAAGTGAACAAGTGTTCCTTAATGTTACTGGCATCCACTTCAGGATGTGTGAAATTATCCATAATCCACATTTCATGCTCTGATATGCATTACCATGGTTACTGGCTCTGCATAGCATAacagagctccaaattacactcCTCCATTTATCACTCAAAATCAAGACTAAACCACATTTTGCTCATTGACTGGGGTCAGATCAGGGACACATTTAGTCCTGCTAAAACTTTTTAAGCATTCTTTTTAATAAAGGCCAAGAGCCAGAGCAGCAATATGTGTCATCCACCTGCTTtttaactgcaactcccagaaccctCATACAAATGTCAGCAGTCAGTCTGATTCTGGGTGTGGTGGTTTTACATCTCTGAGCTTGAGGTAGTGTGAATTATCTAGagtgcttggaacctgggggtttccacaTTTCCAGAAAGGAGCTTTCGCTTATTttgatcactataccttaaagctactaaaacattaaaaaacacaataggattgtttgccactaatatggattcatgcacctTAGCTAGAGTCAAGTACCTTAAAATGGACTTCATTGAgaaggcctttccttaattctgagcttttaggATACTACGCTCTCAGATAaaagatcacatacctgtactaaggaTTGGTCATAATCTTCATTGAGCTTTTTCTGTACTTCATGTCAGCATATATAAAACTATTTTGCATTTACATTGTTTGTTACATAACAGGCACCGTTACCTTATGTCTTTGATGGTGGCACGCTTGAGAGGGTCAACTTGTAGCATATGCATTAACAATGTAGCAGCAGAGCGGTTAAGGTACTCAGGGATGTAAAATACTCCTCCTCTTATCTTCTTAAAAAGTGTTGGCACATGCTCATCATCAAATGGTAGAGTTCCACAGAGCAGAGCATAGAGTATAACTCCACAGCTCCAGATATCCACCTCAGGACCTGCATACAATCTACACAGAAAGGAACaaactttaatattaaaaaataataatttaattataattatagaattatttagcattaatattatttctaaaaatcCTGCTCCCCCACTCTATATCATATCAGTACCTAgaaaggcccggatttgtggaaaggccaccacggcccgggcctagggcggcaggattttagggggcggcatactgcccatcccacactggttcagaaacactggggatgtgcaagagatacgatagttttttaaatttctcgtacacaaatccccattgctctggtcgatgaagggcagtgggcctaggggcgactgctatgtaaatctgtccctgtaCCTAGAAAAGTGTATTTGTATACcaactacaacatggagctggccactgcatataactataacaaacaagggaaagctgtgctcaccactgattgcaatgaggctgtgaccacaaaatttagTTCAAAGGGTAAGGCATATTTAGTAGCttgatgcacaaaatgtctgaatgtcctcaatatattgataatgggttaagtgcagatgACTTTCTATATAaatgttgtggtcacagcctcattgcaccccgcatACTGGTTTAAAAATCAGTTGTGaggacaactttcccttgtttgtatgaGAAACAGAACAGGAGCCCTCAATAAATTAATCTTGGATTTCCTGCAGCCTTTGTTCCCCTATGAAACCTTTTCATAACAACAAGCAGTGAAATAGCATGTTTTTGCTCATTTTGTCCTACTAAATATAAACTGAAACAATGGTATCAGTAGATGCCCCCCTTCCTCTCTGGAGCTAGGGTAGCAGGCAGCTTTGATGTTTTTAGTGACTTTGCAATGTAGGTGTGGAAGCAAGCAGAATCTTTTAATGGCCCTAAAGGCACAAGTTCTGCTCACTGCTACAGTCACACTGAAATCCACATGAAAGTCAAGCTTCTATTAGTAGGGCCATCACTGCACAAAATTGTAggtaaaaatgaatgaaaacaagcAAACAATGAAAATTAAATTATGTGCATtaattatctagtataggtaaatctaaaacaactgcacttgctgagtaatcaatgaagacatttcactactcatccgagcacgtcagaaacgtcttcattgattactcagcaagtccagttgcatttagatttacctatactagatataccatgacctggatgaatgaaaatcttcatagtcattattTACCTTAATTGTTTAGTTTATGCTGGTATGTGCTGCTGACATTTATAAAATGCAGTCAGAATACAGTTAATAGTGAATCATGCATCAGAGATAAATTATAGGATTCTGAGCTCTATTGAGAATGCACAAGAGTGCAAAACGTGTAGAAGTTTTTTCCAGATGAGACCCACCGAACAAAGGAATGTAGAGATGCAGGACACCAAGGAAGGCACAAAGTGGAGTCTCAGTTGACAGGAAAAGGTTGAAGCTCCTAGCACACACTTTTCCCATAGAGAATTATGTACTGTTAGCACGACATGATGACTTGATTAAGCTACTTTAAGaggctgtatttattatttatggcttttgtgtattatacaataCCTTCCTGATATGACTTCCGGTGCTGCATAGTTCGGAGAGCCGCAACTGGTACGCAGAAATTCCCCATCTGACATCATGTTAGATAATCCTATGAATAACAATTTAAAACACAAGATACAGAAGTAAGATCACTTGCCttacattataaaacatttgcattttttggaaGTGCAGAAGAGAAAGTGCACTAAACAGAAACATCAATAAGTGAAAATATTACAAACTTTAATAGCAAACTTTGAATACTTGCAATGAACATGTGCTAATATTTATTTGCTATAGGTGTATTTGAAAGTTTTCCCTACAATTTGCCtgtttatatttacacacacagacacccatAGAGCACTAGCCATAACAATTCTAGTGCAAGGTCATATAAGAGATTCCAGCAAAATAGGCACAACTAGTTATGCTGGCTAACAACAGACACACTTTGATAACTGTGCAGCTTCAGGAATGGTTATCTTTATTagagctcttacagacgagcgtttttccctgctctcccctgcgttccgtttttctgcgttcatccgcaggggagcgcaggaatagacgcattacattttttccaatggggctgtactcacacaggcgcgtgtaggctccgaacgcaggttgagacgcaacatgctgcatttttcctgcgttcggtgcctacacgcgcctgtgtgagtacagccccattggaaaaaaatgtaatgcgtctattcctgcgctcccctgcggctgaacgcagaaaaacggaaagcaggggagcgcaggtaaaaacgctcgtcagtaagagcccttacaaggGGATGTTTAATGCCTAATTGCTTTCCTGTGTTCCTACAGTAAATGTATGCTCTACATGGCTAGACTACAAAACACAATAATAACATATTTTCCCTTTCACAATGGGCAGTTTTTCAAGCTAACAACAACAGAATATTAATTGAAATTGTAGAGTTCTGCATCCCTGCACAACTAATGACTGTATACTGACAACCTTCAACAAATGACCTGTTTGCTGGATACATTCCTAGAATATTTGGGAAGTCACATACCAAAATCAGCTATCTTGGCATTCATGTGTGCATCAAGCAGCACATTCTCTGGTTTCAGATCACGGTGAACCACCATATGTCTGTGACAGTAATCTACAGCAGAAATGATCTGTTGAAAAAGGCGTCGTGCCTCTGCTTCTTCAACCTACGAGATATAAAGCCAATTAATTATGCACTTGATTTCCTAACAAAGTTGTTAGTTATGCTTTATTTGCTTCATGTTTACAGATATGTtggttttaaaatgcttttctgtCATCTTAATCGTTATACCAATGAAAAGTTAATACATAAGCATTATACATCTTATAGCCAGGT encodes the following:
- the LOC108714249 gene encoding 5'-AMP-activated protein kinase catalytic subunit alpha-2, with protein sequence MAEKQKHDGRVKIGHYILGDTLGVGTFGKVKMGEHQLTGHKVAVKILNRQKIRNLDVVGKIKREIQNLKLFRHPHIIKLYQVISTPTDFFMVMEYVSGGELFDYICKHGRVEEAEARRLFQQIISAVDYCHRHMVVHRDLKPENVLLDAHMNAKIADFGLSNMMSDGEFLRTSCGSPNYAAPEVISGRLYAGPEVDIWSCGVILYALLCGTLPFDDEHVPTLFKKIRGGVFYIPEYLNRSAATLLMHMLQVDPLKRATIKDIREHEWFKQDLPSYLFPEDPSYDANVIDDEAVKEVCEKFECTESEVMNSLYSGDPQDQLAVAYHLIIDNRRIMNQASEFYLASSPPTGSFIDESSLHIPSGVKPHPERMPPLIADNPKPRCPLDALNTTKPKPLAVKKAKWHLGIRSQSKPYDIMAEVYRAMKQLDFEWKVVNPYHLRVRRKNPVTGTYVKMSLQLYQVDNRSYLLDFKSIDDEVMEQKSGSSTPQRSCSAAGLHRPRLSIDSTTSDYSAPSGPLFGSFSSSFSLVNSRLGSHTMDFFEMCASLITTLAR